In Cellulomonas fulva, the sequence CGCTCGTCGTGGCGGCCGTGGTCCGGGCGTGGGCGCCGGTCGCGGCCGAGCACGGCCGCGCCGAGGCGCTGCTCGACGAGCTCGCCCGCCTCGATGCCGCGCTCGGTGCCGAACCGGAAGCCGCGGCCGGCGGGGACGCACCCGACGAGGCGGCCACCGCGCTGCGGGCCGAGCGCGCGCGGCTGACCGACATCCGCGCGCGCACGCTCGCCACGCTGGGACGCGCCGAGGAGGCCGCCGGTCTCGCGGTGCAGGGCGCGGAGGCGTTCGCCGGCGTCGGCATGATCGCCTCGGCGTCGGACGCGTTCTGGCTGGCGGGACGGCTGCACCGCGACCTCGCGCAGGAGGACCGGGCGCTGTGGTGCCTGGAGTCCGCGGTCGAGGGCTTCGAGCTGGCGCGGGACCGGCAGCGCCGCGCGGGCGCCGCGGGCGACCTCATCACCCTGCTGCGGGCGCGGGGCCAGGACGGCCGTGCGGACGAGCTGGCGCGCAGCCTCGCCTGACGGGTCGACCACAGGCGGGCAGCCAGGTCGCAGGGCGGCCGCGCCGGGGACGGTCGGGTACGGGCGGCAGAGGTGCGGGCAGTACGGTCCTGCCTATGCTCGTCGCCGCCGTCCTGGTCCCGGACACCGCGCTGCTCGTCCCCGGGGTGGCGGGCCGCGCGGACGTCGCGGTGGACCTCCGGGCCGCGGTGCTGGACGCGCTGCGTGGCGCGCTGGACTCCGCGCCCGGCGCCGAGGTCGTCGTGGTCGCTCCCGCCGACGAGCGCCGGGTGCCGGCCGACGAGCGCCGGGCGCCGGCCGACCGGCACGAGCCCGTCGAGCTCGCCGGCTCCGTCACGGCGAGCCTGGCGGCGGCGGGGGTACCCGACGCGTTGCTCATCACCGTGCCGGTCGTCGAGCTCGCGGCGCCCCGCACCGGTCCGGAGCGACGGGGCGCTCGGCTGGTCGAGCGGCCACCCTCGGTCGCGAGCGCGGTGGCGCTCCACCTGCTCGTCGCCGCCGGCCGTACCTGCGCCGTGCGCGTCGTCGAGGTGCCACGGGCGCCGCGGGACACCGACGACACGGCCGGCACCTGGACCGAGCTCGGGCGGGACCTGGTCGCGGGTGACGAGGAGGTGGTGCTCGTCGTCGTCGGCTCCGGATCCGCGCGGCACGGACCGGACGCGCCGCTCGCGGAGGACCCGGACGCCGCAGCCGCCGACCACGCGATGGTCGGAGCCTTCGAGCAGCCCGACCCCGCCGCGCTCGCGGTGCTCGCCGAGACCCTCACGGCGCGCGACGCGACCCGCCTCGCGGTGTCCGGCTGGGCGCCGTGGCACGTCCTGGCGGGTGCCGTCGCGGCCGGGCCGGTGACGTCCGGTGCCGCCCCCGACGCGCGCTCCGCGGTGACGGCCGACGTCACGGCTCCCGTGCTCCTCGGCGCCCAGCACGTCGTCGGGACGTGGCGGGTGAGCGCATGACCGTGTCCCCGCCCGCCGGCCCCCTCGTCGTGACCGTCGTCGGGCCGACGGCGACCGGCAAGTCCGACCTGGCGCTCGAGCTCGCGCTGGCGCTGGGCGGCGAGGTGGTCAACGCCGACGCGCTGCAGCTGTACCGCGGGATGGACATCGGCACCGCCAAGCTCGCGCCGGACGAGCGCCGCGGGGTGCCCCACCACCTGCTCGACGTCCTGGACCCGGCGCAGGAGGCGTCGGTCGCGGACTACCAGCGGTGGGCCCGCGCGGCGATCGACGACTGCCACGCGCGCGGACGGCGTGTGGTCGCGGCCGGCGGGTCCGGCCTCTACGTGCGCGCGCTGCTGGACCACATGGAGTTCCCCGGCACCGACGCGCAGGTGCGGGCGGGCCTCGAGGATCGCGTCGAGGCGGAGGGCTCGCGGGCCCTGCACGACGAGCTCGCGCGCCTCGACCCTGAGGCCGCGGCGGCCATAGGCCCGCGCAACGCCCGTCGGATCGTGCGCGCCCTCGAGGTGATCGCCCTGACCGGCCGGCCCTACTCGTCGGCCCTCCCGCAGCACGTGTACGAGGTGCCGGCGGTGCAGATCGGGCTCGACTGCGACCGCGCGCTGCTCGACGAGCGCATCGCCGCCCGCACCGACCGCATGTACGACGCGGGGCTGGTCGAGGAGGTCGAGCGCCTCGTCGCGCACGGTTGGGGACGGACCGCGGCCCGCGCGGTGGGCTACGCCGAGGCCGTCGGGTTGCTGCGCGGCGAGCTGACGCCCGACGAGGCGCGCGCGGCGACGAGCGCCGGGACGCGGCGGCTCGCGCGCAAGCAGATGGGCTGGTTCGGTCGGGACCCGCGCGTGCACTGGCTGGACGCCCAGGACCCCGACCTCGTCGCGCGGGCGCTGGCGCTCGTCGCCCGGGCCGACCGTGGCGAGCTCGGCCCGGCGACGGACGACCCCGCGCCCCGCCGTAGTCTGGGCTCATGACCGTGACCGCCGGGACCTCGCCCACCGAGAGCTCGCACGCCGCGCCCGCCGCGAGCCCGACGCTGCACGTCACCAAGGGGCACGGCACGCAGAACGACTTCGTCCTGGTCGACGACCGCGACGGCGTGCTCGAGCTCGGCGCCACGCTCGTGCGGGCGCTCGCGGACCGCCGTGCCGGCGTGGGCGCCGACGGCGTGATCCGGCTCGTCGCAACGCAGCACGTCCCCGAGGGCGCGCCGCTGCTCGCCTCCGCACCGGACGCGCGCTGGTTCATGGACTACCGCAACGCCGACGGGTCGATCGCGGAGATGTGCGGCAACGGCGTGCGCGTGTTCGCGCTGTACCTGGACCGGCTCGGCCTGTGGCCCGACGGTGAGGAGCTCGCGGTCGGGACGCGCTCGGGGGTCATGCGGGTGCGCCGCGTCGCCGTGCCGGCCGGGGTCGACGACACGGCGTGGTTCGCGTTCGACATCGGGCGCTGGCACGTGCCCGGGGGAGCGGACGCCGTCGCCGCGGGGTTCGACGCGGAGGTCGCGGTCGCCGGGCTCGCCGTGGCCCGGCCGGCGCTCGGGATCGACGTGGGCAACCCGCACACGGTGCTCGCGCTGCGGGACGAGGCGGAGCTCGAGGCCGTCGACCTGACGCGCGCGCCACAGGTGCACCCCGTCCCGCCGCAGGGCAGCAACATCGAGCTCGTCGTGCCGCTGGGCGAGTCCGACGTCGACGGGCGCACGACCGCGCGCATCCGGATGCGCGTCCACGAGCGCGGCGTCGGCGAGACCCGCTCCTGCGGTACGGGAGCCGTCGCGGCCGCCATGGCCGTGCGGACGTGGGCGGGCGCCGGCGCGCCGGACGACTGGCTGGTGGACGTCCCGGGCGGCACGGTCCGCGTGCGCTCCCTGCCGGACGGCCGCGCCGAGCTCGCGGGACCGGCGGTGCTCGTGGGCGAGATGGACGTCGACCTCGCCGCGCTGCTCGACCGGTGACGGCGCGCGCGGTGGCCACGGTTCCGCGGGCGAGGGACGGGGAGACGGAGCGGCTGACGGCCGCCGATCTGGGCGTGCCGCTCGGCGAGCGCGCGACGCTCGTCGAGTTCTCCAGCCGGTTCTGCCAGCCGTGCCGAGCGGTGCGTCTGCTGCTCGAGCGCGCGGTGGCCACGACCGACGATGTGCGACTCGTCGACCTCGACGTCGCGCAGCACACGGGGCTCGGTGAGCGGTTCGTCGTCACGTCGACGCCCACCGTCCTGGTGCTCGACGCCTCGGGCACGGTGCGCGCGCGGGCGACGGGGGTGCCGTCGCTGGCTCAGGTCCGCGCCGCGCTGGCGTCCCTGGGCGCCTGAGCGCTGGGCGGGGCCTGCGCGCGGCCCGGTCGACGCCGCTCGGCGTGGGGTTGCACACGGAGGGCGACGAGCGCGGAACCCAGCGCCATGACCGCGGCGAGCGCGAGGCACGTGGCATAGGGGACCGGACCGCCGCGGTGGGCGACGGACGTGAAGAGCACGCCCGTTACCGACAGCGCGAGAGACGCGCCGATCGAGTCCGCGACCGAGATGGCGGAGCTGTTGGTCCCCTCCGCGCCCGGCGGTGACAGCCGCAGGACAAGGACGGTCTGGCGCGCGTAGGTCAGCCCCATACCCGCGCCCGCGAGCGCCCACGCAGACACGAGGACTCCGACAGGTGCGCGCAGCGCCGCGCCCACCGCGGCGGAGGCGATGGCGACCGTGACGGCCGCGGTGCCGATCCGGATCGCCCGCGCGTGCGGGAGCCGCGAGCCGAGCCGCCCTTGCACCCAGGACGCGGTCGCCCAGGTGATCGCCGCCGCGGTCAGGCTGATCCCGGCGAAGGTGGGCGGGACGTCGTAGCGCCGGGTCAGCAGGTAGGGCAGGTACACCTCGGCGCCGAAGAAGCCGGCGGCCAGCAGCCCGCGGTCCGCGACCACGGCGGGCAGCCCGCGCACGGCCCGGAGCGTCCCGCGCGGCAGCAGCGGCCGCGCCGCCGCGAGCGCACCCACGACGCCCACGACGGCGAGCGTGCCGGTGGCCGCCCCGCCGAGCTCCGGGCTGATGCCGAGCACGAGGACGGCGAGCGCGGCGAGCGTCGCCCACGCGACGCGCCGGCCCCCGGTCGCGACCCCGGCCGCCCCGGCTGTCTCGCCGGACGACGCGCCGGACGTCGTCCGGGGCGACGCACGGTCGGGTTCGGGCGCCTCGGGTGCGACCGGGTCCGGTGCCCCGACGCCGCGCACGCGCGCGAGCACGACGAGAGCGATCGGCGGGACCAGCAGCGCGACGCCGAGGAAGACCCAGCGCCAGTCCGCCTGCTCGGCGACGAGGCCCGCGACGGGCGGTCCGACCAGGGACGGGACGACCCAGGCCGCCGAGAACCCGGCGAACACCCGCGGGTGCAGGTCACCGGGGTACAGCCGAGCGACGACGACGTACGCCACGACCGTCAGCGCGCCGCCGCCGAGGCCCTGCAGCAGCCGGCCGCCGGCGAGCACGGCCATGGTAGGCGCCGTCCCGGCGACGACGAGCCCGGCGACGAACGCGGACGCTGCGGCGACCAGGGGTCGCGCCGGCCCGGCCCGGTCGGCCCACGCACCCGCCGCGACCATGCCGACCACGCCGGATGCGAGCGGCGCCGCGAACGCCACGGCGTACAGCGCGGCCCCGTGGAGCTCGAGCGAGACCGCCGGCATGATCGTGGTCACCGCGAGGCTCTCGAACGCCGCGAGGAACACCAGGGCGCACATCGCCCACGTCGTCGGCCGCAGGCGGCGCCAGGCCGCACGCGACTCGTCGGTCACCAGGGCGTCGGGCACCCGAGCACGGTAGCCCCACCCACCGACGGCCCACGCAGCCAGGTCGGACTGCTCGGGGCCGGCGGCGGTCGGGGCCCGGCGTCACGAGCTCTCGTCGACCGGCGTCACGCGGTCTCGTCGGCCGCCGTCACGCGCAGGACGCGGAAGCCGCGCGCGCTGGCGACCCGCTCGACGACCGCGTGGGGCCCGAGCACGTCCGGGAGCTCGGCGGCGAGCCAGCGGTGCAGCGAGTCGGCGCCCAGGTTCTTGCCGACGACGAGGTGCGCCGCACCACCGGGCGCGAGCCGCGGCAGCCACTGGAGCAGCAGGTCGTGCAGCGCGGCCTTGCCGACGCGGATCGGCGGGTTCGACCAGATCGCGGCGAACCGCACGTCGTCCGGGACCTCGTCCGGGAGCACCGCGCGCACCGCGGTCGCCCCGGCCGCGTCCGCGTTGCGGCGCACGAGGTCGAGCGCGCGCTCGTTCACGTCCACGGCCCAGACCCGGGCGCCGGGGGAGCGCAGCGCGAGCTCGAGCGTGAGCGGGCCCCAGCCGCACCCGAGGTCGAGCAGGTCCCCGGTGGTGGGCGGCGTCGGCACCTCGTCGAG encodes:
- the dapF gene encoding diaminopimelate epimerase, encoding MTVTAGTSPTESSHAAPAASPTLHVTKGHGTQNDFVLVDDRDGVLELGATLVRALADRRAGVGADGVIRLVATQHVPEGAPLLASAPDARWFMDYRNADGSIAEMCGNGVRVFALYLDRLGLWPDGEELAVGTRSGVMRVRRVAVPAGVDDTAWFAFDIGRWHVPGGADAVAAGFDAEVAVAGLAVARPALGIDVGNPHTVLALRDEAELEAVDLTRAPQVHPVPPQGSNIELVVPLGESDVDGRTTARIRMRVHERGVGETRSCGTGAVAAAMAVRTWAGAGAPDDWLVDVPGGTVRVRSLPDGRAELAGPAVLVGEMDVDLAALLDR
- a CDS encoding thioredoxin family protein, whose amino-acid sequence is MATVPRARDGETERLTAADLGVPLGERATLVEFSSRFCQPCRAVRLLLERAVATTDDVRLVDLDVAQHTGLGERFVVTSTPTVLVLDASGTVRARATGVPSLAQVRAALASLGA
- a CDS encoding class I SAM-dependent methyltransferase, which gives rise to MTEGDHYFTARPASPDERRSIVVHLADRELHVETAGGVFSPDHVDHATRVLLDEVPTPPTTGDLLDLGCGWGPLTLELALRSPGARVWAVDVNERALDLVRRNADAAGATAVRAVLPDEVPDDVRFAAIWSNPPIRVGKAALHDLLLQWLPRLAPGGAAHLVVGKNLGADSLHRWLAAELPDVLGPHAVVERVASARGFRVLRVTAADETA
- a CDS encoding MFS transporter, whose translation is MPDALVTDESRAAWRRLRPTTWAMCALVFLAAFESLAVTTIMPAVSLELHGAALYAVAFAAPLASGVVGMVAAGAWADRAGPARPLVAAASAFVAGLVVAGTAPTMAVLAGGRLLQGLGGGALTVVAYVVVARLYPGDLHPRVFAGFSAAWVVPSLVGPPVAGLVAEQADWRWVFLGVALLVPPIALVVLARVRGVGAPDPVAPEAPEPDRASPRTTSGASSGETAGAAGVATGGRRVAWATLAALAVLVLGISPELGGAATGTLAVVGVVGALAAARPLLPRGTLRAVRGLPAVVADRGLLAAGFFGAEVYLPYLLTRRYDVPPTFAGISLTAAAITWATASWVQGRLGSRLPHARAIRIGTAAVTVAIASAAVGAALRAPVGVLVSAWALAGAGMGLTYARQTVLVLRLSPPGAEGTNSSAISVADSIGASLALSVTGVLFTSVAHRGGPVPYATCLALAAVMALGSALVALRVQPHAERRRPGRAQAPPSAQAPRDASAART
- the miaA gene encoding tRNA (adenosine(37)-N6)-dimethylallyltransferase MiaA, with product MTVSPPAGPLVVTVVGPTATGKSDLALELALALGGEVVNADALQLYRGMDIGTAKLAPDERRGVPHHLLDVLDPAQEASVADYQRWARAAIDDCHARGRRVVAAGGSGLYVRALLDHMEFPGTDAQVRAGLEDRVEAEGSRALHDELARLDPEAAAAIGPRNARRIVRALEVIALTGRPYSSALPQHVYEVPAVQIGLDCDRALLDERIAARTDRMYDAGLVEEVERLVAHGWGRTAARAVGYAEAVGLLRGELTPDEARAATSAGTRRLARKQMGWFGRDPRVHWLDAQDPDLVARALALVARADRGELGPATDDPAPRRSLGS